A single region of the Sphingobium sp. EP60837 genome encodes:
- the mraY gene encoding phospho-N-acetylmuramoyl-pentapeptide-transferase, which yields MLYWLAQTMDFAGVFNLIRYLSFRAGATIATAFIIGLVLGPRFIGWLRVRQGKGQPIRDDGPQTHLAKRGTPTMGGLMILTSMISSVLLWMDLSSIYVWACLFVTLGFGAIGFLDDYDKVTKASHKGLSGKMRLIFEFLIAGVAAWLIVHQHGNTALYLPFYNGPAIELGPFYFLFAAFVIVAFGNAVNLTDGLDGLATMPVIIACMAFMAIVYLVGRADYASYLGIPHVPGAGNLTILCGAIIGAGLAFLWFNAPPAAVFMGDTGSLALGGTIGVIAVTAHHEIVLGVIGGLFVVEAMSVIIQVFFYKRTGRRVFRMAPIHHHFEQLGWAEPTVVIRFWIISFVLALAGLATLKLR from the coding sequence ATGCTCTACTGGCTTGCCCAGACGATGGACTTCGCGGGTGTTTTCAACCTCATCCGCTATCTCAGCTTCCGCGCGGGCGCGACGATCGCGACCGCCTTTATCATCGGCTTGGTGCTCGGCCCCCGCTTCATCGGCTGGCTGCGCGTCCGCCAGGGGAAGGGGCAGCCGATCCGCGACGATGGCCCGCAGACTCACCTCGCCAAGAGGGGCACGCCCACGATGGGCGGCCTGATGATCCTGACGTCGATGATCTCGTCCGTATTGTTGTGGATGGACCTGTCGTCCATCTATGTATGGGCTTGCCTCTTCGTGACGCTAGGCTTTGGCGCCATCGGCTTCCTTGATGATTATGACAAGGTGACCAAGGCCAGCCACAAGGGTCTGTCAGGCAAGATGCGCCTGATCTTCGAATTTTTGATCGCTGGAGTCGCCGCGTGGCTGATCGTTCATCAGCATGGCAACACCGCGCTTTACTTGCCCTTCTACAATGGTCCCGCGATCGAGCTTGGACCGTTCTATTTTCTGTTCGCCGCGTTCGTGATTGTGGCGTTCGGCAACGCCGTCAACCTGACCGATGGGCTCGATGGCCTCGCGACTATGCCAGTCATCATCGCCTGCATGGCTTTCATGGCGATCGTCTATCTGGTCGGCCGTGCGGATTATGCTTCCTATTTGGGCATCCCGCATGTGCCCGGCGCTGGCAATCTTACCATCCTGTGCGGCGCGATCATCGGCGCGGGCCTTGCTTTCCTTTGGTTTAATGCACCGCCCGCCGCTGTATTCATGGGCGACACCGGCAGCCTGGCGCTGGGCGGGACGATCGGCGTGATCGCTGTTACCGCCCATCATGAGATCGTGCTGGGCGTCATCGGCGGGCTTTTTGTCGTGGAAGCAATGAGCGTCATCATACAGGTCTTCTTCTACAAGCGGACAGGCAGGCGCGTCTTCCGCATGGCGCCGATTCATCACCATTTCGAACAG